One region of Thiorhodovibrio frisius genomic DNA includes:
- a CDS encoding 16S rRNA (uracil(1498)-N(3))-methyltransferase — protein MSEERLPRVYTNQPLAANTEIELQPSATKHLQQVLRLRRGDHFIVFDGHGHDFAAEIKDLRGTNLIACVGAAGPPEPAPALRIHLGIGVSKGERMEFAIQKAVEVGVTELTPLWTGRSVVKLDGERLARKITRWQGIIISACEQSGRRVLPRLHQPVKLADWLAHDHPCGVLLDHRAEATLHQLPPPVPNQTGNQITLAIGPEGGLSPEERATAMAKRFTPVRLGPRILRTETAPLAAIAAIQTLWGDFRDIPDTE, from the coding sequence ATGTCAGAAGAGCGTCTCCCCCGGGTTTACACAAACCAGCCCTTGGCAGCCAACACCGAGATCGAACTCCAGCCAAGCGCGACCAAGCACCTGCAACAGGTCTTGCGCCTGCGCCGCGGCGATCATTTCATCGTGTTTGACGGACATGGCCACGACTTTGCGGCGGAGATCAAAGACCTGCGCGGCACCAACCTAATCGCCTGCGTCGGCGCCGCCGGACCGCCCGAGCCGGCACCGGCGCTGCGGATTCATCTCGGCATCGGCGTCTCCAAGGGGGAGCGGATGGAGTTTGCCATTCAAAAAGCGGTCGAGGTTGGCGTGACCGAGCTCACCCCACTCTGGACTGGCCGCAGCGTTGTCAAGCTGGATGGCGAGCGGCTGGCGCGCAAAATCACGCGCTGGCAAGGCATCATCATCTCCGCCTGCGAGCAGAGCGGGCGCCGCGTCCTGCCGCGACTGCATCAGCCAGTTAAGCTCGCCGACTGGCTCGCGCACGACCACCCCTGCGGTGTGTTGCTGGATCACCGGGCCGAGGCGACACTGCATCAACTACCGCCCCCCGTGCCCAACCAGACCGGCAATCAGATCACACTGGCCATCGGCCCCGAGGGCGGGCTGTCACCAGAGGAACGAGCAACAGCCATGGCAAAGCGTTTTACTCCCGTGCGACTCGGCCCGCGCATCCTGCGCACAGAAACCGCACCGCTTGCC